CTGAGAACGGCCATGTTCTTCCGGCAACTGACACATGGAAGGACCCAACCGTGATCGTACGTCGTTGAAGTCAATCCTAGACGTATCAGTTCCCATGACCGGCAAGGGGAATGGAACGATACTTTTGCCGCTAATGTCCGGGTTGATTCCGATCCCTTGGATGTCGTTACCGCTGGGTGTGACGTAGCGGGCTACGGTAAGCACCAGACCCGCGCCATTCTTAAGGCCGTACACCGCTTGAATTAAACCCTTACCGAAGGATTTGTTCCCCATGAGTACCGCGCGACAGTTGTCGTGTAAGGATCCTGCCAAGACTTCGGAAGCAGAAGCGGACATTCCGTCAATCCATACGACCATAGGGACTGTGGGATCAATTGCGAGGCGGCCTGGAGTTGTTCGAAAAGGCAACTCTACGTTGCCACTGTCGACAACGTAGGTAGCAACGCGGTTTTCGATGAACAAACTTGAAATTTCAACCGCTGACTGAAAGGCCCCGCCCGTATTCATACGCAAATCCAAAACGAAGGCATTCGCTCCGTCCGCTTTCAGATCCCGCAGAGCATCCTCCAGTCTGGCTTTGACCAGTGAATTGAACTCGGCTATGCGAATGTATCCAACTTTGGTTCCGTCGGCGCGAGTTTCGGTTATTTTGTAGCGAATGGGATCTTTGATTTCCTGGAAGAGTCGgtccatgacgacgacacgcTCCGCTTCAATatcgttgcttttgtttttcgGCCGGATCGTCATTGCTACTGTTTGTGCATTGGGATTGTCAGATATTTGGTCGATAATGTCAAAGGCGGTACGGCCTTGTGTTGAAACCCCGTTGACAGCCGTGACGTAGTCACCTGTTCGGAGTCCAGCCTTGTCGGCCGCCGAACCGACGATCGGCGGTGCACCGACGATGATTTGTTTGGCCGAGTTCGGCATAAGCGTGACCCCAACCCCAATCAAGTCAAACTTTTGAATCGCGGCGTACTGTTCCGCCGATAAAACGCGACTATACTTGTCGTTGAGGGATTTGACCATTTCGGCAATCAGTTTCATTTCTTGGTCGGgggtgttgctgttggctTTGGATATTTGCATGGTATATTTGGACAGCACGGTGTCCCAATCTTGGCCGTTGAAGGTCCGGTCTATAAAGTAACGATTAACGAGTCCCCAGACTTCATTGAGGACAGATTCGGCTTGCACGCTGTTGTCTTGTGACGTAGTTGCAGCACTCGcatgcggaagaagaaaagattgATACGGAGCAGTATCGGACGACGTTGGCAAAGAAGGCGACTGGATTGGAAGCAAAACCAAATTTCCTACCAGCAGTACGGATGCAGCCACGGATTGGAGTCGTCGCCGCCAGATTCGCAGTGCGGTAGGAGAATGCAGCTCACCGTCCGTGTGAGTTTCCATTTCAAACCCCTTGAAAGCAGCGAACCATGGAGTAGGGTCGATCCCTGTGGTGCCCACCAAATTACTGGCAGCTGGCTGTAACGATGCTGTTGACAGCCGCGTCCAAACGGACGTCAATTTAGGAGTCCAGGCGTGGGCTGCATCATTCTCTAGGCAGAAAACGAGCACTACTCCCGTAAAACAAAAAAGACTTGACACTCGTCTCATTGCAAGGAAGCGTCGAAAGACGT
The sequence above is a segment of the Phaeodactylum tricornutum CCAP 1055/1 chromosome 10, whole genome shotgun sequence genome. Coding sequences within it:
- a CDS encoding predicted protein; the encoded protein is QAESVLNEVWGLVNRYFIDRTFNGQDWDTVLSKYTMQISKANSNTPDQEMKLIAEMVKSLNDKYSRVLSAEQYAAIQKFDLIGVGVTLMPNSAKQIIVGAPPIVGSAADKAGLRTGDYVTAVNGVSTQGRTAFDIIDQISDNPNAQTVAMTIRPKNKSNDIEAERVVVMDRLFQEIKDPIRYKITETRADGTKVGYIRIAEFNSLVKARLEDALRDLKADGANAFVLDLRMNTGGAFQSAVEISSLFIENRVATYVVDSGNVELPFRTTPGRLAIDPTVPMVVWIDGMSASASEVLAGSLHDNCRAVLMGNKSFGKGLIQAVYGLKNGAGLVLTVARYVTPSGNDIQGIGINPDIS